A window of the Henckelia pumila isolate YLH828 chromosome 3, ASM3356847v2, whole genome shotgun sequence genome harbors these coding sequences:
- the LOC140893322 gene encoding uncharacterized protein, giving the protein MLSCDSAESKEAALAALLNLAVKDEMNKINIVNAGALEPIIFFLHSANPTLQEHAAAALITLSASSVNKPIIGSSGAIPHLVEAIREGSPQAKSDAVMVLYNLSTHQENLSLILEQQPIPSLVDVLKTCKKSSKTAEKCTALIESLVSFEEGRRALTCEEGGILAVVEVLESGSSQSREHAVSALLTMCESDRSKYREPILKEGVIPGLLELTVQGMPKSQSKAQILLRLLRENPRPRSNLEPDTLENIVCNIISHIDGDDQSEKAKQMLAEMVQVSMEQSLRHLRRRASMVCAPVD; this is encoded by the exons ATGCTCAGCTGTGACTCCGCCGAGTCCAAGGAGGCGGCCCTCGCTGCTCTGCTTAACCTCGCCGTCAAAGATGAAAT GAACAAGATAAATATAGTCAATGCCGGAGCCTTAGAACCAATTATCTTCTTCCTTCATTCGGCGAATCCGACTTTGCAGGAACATGCAGCTGCTGCTTTGATTACTCTTTCTGCTTCATCTGTGAACAAGCCAATAATCGGCTCTTCCGGCGCCATCCCTCATCTTGTGGAAGCCATAAGAGAAGGCAGTCCACAAGCTAAATCGGATGCTGTAATGGTTCTTTACAATCTATCAACTCATCAAGAAAATCTAAGCCTGATTCTTGAACAACAACCGATTCCTTCCTTAGTCGACGTGCTCAAAACTTGCAAGAAATCTTCCAAAACAGCTGAGAAGTGCACTGCTCTGATCGAATCCTTGGTGAGTTTTGAAGAGGGAAGAAGGGCTTTAACATGCGAAGAAGGTGGAATACTTGCAGTTGTTGAAGTGCTCGAGAGTGGGTCGTCTCAAAGCCGGGAGCATGCAGTTAGCGCGCTCCTGACAATGTGCGAAAGCGATCGGTCCAAGTACAGAGAGCCAATTCTGAAAGAGGGTGTCATACCAGGACTTCTGGAGCTCACCGTTCAAGGGATGCCTAAATCTCAATCAAAAGCACAGATTCTTTTGCGACTGCTGAGAGAGAACCCTCGTCCAAGATCTAATCTTGAACCGGATACGCTAGAGAATATAGTGTGCAACATCATATCTCATATTGATGGAGATGATCAATCAGAAAAGGCAAAACAGATGCTTGCTGAGATGGTGCAAGTGAGTATGGAGCAGAGCTTAAGACATTTACGGCGAAGGGCCTCGATGGTTTGCGCTCCCGTCGATTGA
- the LOC140892679 gene encoding polcalcin Ole e 3 has protein sequence MADDPQDVADRERIFKRFDANGDGKVSSSELGDVLKTLGSVTTEEVQRMMAEIDTDGDGFISFEEFVDFAKANRGLVKDVAKLF, from the coding sequence ATGGCAGATGATCCTCAAGACGTAGCCGACCGCGAACGAATTTTCAAGCGTTTTGATGCCAACGGTGATGGCAAAGTCTCGTCTTCCGAGCTTGGAGATGTCCTGAAAACCCTTGGATCAGTGACTACCGAGGAAGTTCAGCGCATGATGGCCGAAATCGACACCGACGGAGACGGGTTCATTTCTTTTGAAGAATTCGTCGATTTTGCCAAGGCGAATAGGGGGCTTGTGAAAGATGTAGCCAAGTTATTCTAG